A window from Dehalobacter sp. DCA encodes these proteins:
- a CDS encoding aspartate-semialdehyde dehydrogenase — protein sequence MPNIAIVGATGVVGQEFLKILAERKFPVDELRLLATKRSSGSRISWQGKEIEVQETTNQSFQGIDIALFAGGSASTEYAPAAVRSGAVVIDNSSAFRLNPDVPLVVPEVNPEDVKWHKGIIANPNCSTIIMVVALKPLEALSPIKRIVVSTYQAVSGAGKEGIIELEEQVKSWSNGEKITDIDTFPYQIAFNLIPRIDVFQEGDYTKEEWKMVKETQKIFHRDDLRVTATCVRVPVFRSHCESINIETEKKLMIDQVKAALAQAPGVILKDDSAKDIYPMPLDSSNRDEVLVGRIREDHTIDQGINLWIAGDQIRKGAATNAVQIAELLL from the coding sequence ATGCCGAATATTGCAATTGTCGGGGCAACGGGTGTCGTTGGTCAGGAATTTCTGAAAATTCTTGCTGAACGGAAGTTCCCGGTGGATGAGCTTCGCTTGCTTGCGACGAAAAGATCAAGCGGGTCACGGATTTCCTGGCAGGGAAAAGAAATAGAAGTGCAAGAAACAACGAATCAGAGCTTTCAAGGCATTGATATCGCCTTATTTGCGGGCGGTTCCGCCAGCACGGAGTATGCGCCGGCCGCAGTCCGGAGCGGGGCAGTCGTCATTGACAACAGCAGTGCTTTTCGGCTAAATCCGGATGTTCCTCTGGTTGTGCCTGAAGTCAACCCCGAAGATGTCAAATGGCATAAAGGAATTATTGCCAATCCGAACTGTTCCACGATTATCATGGTCGTGGCACTGAAACCGCTCGAAGCGCTTTCGCCAATCAAACGCATTGTGGTATCCACGTATCAGGCAGTTTCCGGCGCGGGCAAAGAAGGTATTATTGAACTGGAGGAACAGGTGAAGTCGTGGAGCAACGGGGAAAAGATCACAGATATCGATACCTTCCCATATCAGATCGCCTTTAACCTGATACCCAGAATTGATGTATTCCAGGAGGGTGACTATACAAAGGAAGAATGGAAAATGGTCAAGGAAACCCAAAAAATCTTCCACAGGGATGATTTGCGTGTTACGGCTACCTGTGTCCGTGTTCCGGTCTTTCGTTCTCACTGTGAATCCATCAATATTGAGACTGAGAAAAAACTCATGATCGATCAGGTCAAGGCTGCGCTTGCCCAGGCTCCCGGCGTAATCTTAAAAGACGATTCGGCGAAAGATATTTATCCGATGCCGCTCGACAGCTCGAACAGGGATGAAGTTCTGGTCGGAAGAATCCGGGAAGATCATACCATTGATCAGGGGATTAATCTCTGGATCGCAGGTGATCAGATTCGCAAAGGTGCAGCGACAAATGCAGTCCAGATTGCAGAATTGCTGTTATAA
- a CDS encoding dipicolinate synthase subunit B, protein MRFEKLHIGFALTGSHCTLGRVMEVIRQLVEEGADITPIVSESVDTVDTRFGKAAYWKSSLKEITGKDPIRTIPEAEPIGPGKLFDCIVIAPCTGNTLAKLANGITDTPVLMATKAHLRNLGPVVIAISTNDGLGVNAKNIGALLLAKNIYLVPFGQDSPLKKTNSLVAQMDKIPDTILLACQGKQIEPLLVEITSSE, encoded by the coding sequence ATGAGATTTGAAAAGCTGCACATTGGTTTTGCGCTGACCGGTTCCCATTGTACCCTTGGCCGGGTCATGGAGGTGATCAGGCAGCTTGTCGAAGAAGGAGCAGATATAACGCCGATTGTTTCGGAGTCTGTTGATACAGTGGATACGAGATTCGGGAAAGCAGCGTACTGGAAATCCAGTCTGAAAGAGATTACAGGGAAAGACCCGATCAGGACTATCCCGGAAGCAGAACCAATCGGTCCGGGCAAGCTTTTTGACTGTATAGTTATTGCGCCCTGTACCGGGAATACACTTGCCAAACTCGCCAACGGTATCACCGATACACCCGTCTTAATGGCTACCAAAGCGCATTTGCGCAATTTAGGCCCTGTTGTAATCGCTATATCCACAAATGACGGGTTAGGGGTTAACGCCAAGAATATCGGAGCCTTACTCTTAGCCAAGAATATCTACCTGGTGCCTTTTGGTCAGGACAGCCCGCTCAAAAAAACCAATTCACTAGTTGCCCAGATGGATAAAATACCGGACACAATACTGCTGGCCTGCCAGGGAAAACAAATTGAACCGCTCCTGGTAGAAATTACTTCTTCTGAGTAG
- the dpsA gene encoding dipicolinate synthase subunit DpsA, with protein sequence MNAVLEGVRLAVIGGDDREIFLVPELQKCGAKIIGLGLEKSPLGDSIEHAKSFTEVIAKADALILPMFGTDARGLIKAKYSSYPIILNNEVLELIPPGVPLFIGWARPALISAAQKMNIDLVEIANRNEIVILNSIPSAEGAVQMAIEATTITIHSSESFVLGLGRCGMTLVNLLKGMGARVTCVARKPADLARAVEMGVRAIGFSDLEKEISRAEIVFNTVPALVLGRDLLNKMSRETVIIDIASIPGGTDFEYAQMLGIKAQLAPGLPGIVAPRTAGKILAKLYPPLILEHLVPAAEAATAAALRKGVPKNEI encoded by the coding sequence ATGAATGCGGTACTTGAAGGAGTTCGCCTGGCAGTAATCGGCGGGGATGACAGAGAAATATTTCTTGTCCCTGAGCTGCAAAAGTGTGGTGCCAAGATCATCGGGCTCGGTCTGGAAAAGTCTCCGCTTGGAGACAGCATTGAACATGCCAAATCTTTTACCGAGGTTATTGCTAAAGCAGATGCTCTTATCTTGCCAATGTTTGGTACAGATGCACGGGGCCTGATCAAGGCAAAGTATTCCAGCTACCCGATCATCTTGAATAATGAAGTTCTGGAATTGATTCCGCCTGGTGTTCCGCTTTTTATAGGCTGGGCCCGTCCTGCCCTAATCAGCGCAGCCCAAAAGATGAACATAGACCTCGTGGAAATAGCAAACCGTAATGAAATTGTCATCTTGAATTCGATACCTTCAGCCGAGGGAGCGGTTCAGATGGCAATAGAGGCCACGACGATCACCATTCACAGCAGTGAAAGCTTTGTTTTGGGTCTTGGCCGCTGTGGCATGACGCTGGTGAATCTACTGAAGGGAATGGGAGCAAGGGTTACGTGTGTTGCACGTAAGCCAGCAGACCTGGCCCGGGCCGTAGAGATGGGAGTGCGTGCTATCGGTTTTTCTGATCTTGAAAAGGAAATCAGCAGGGCGGAAATTGTTTTCAATACCGTACCCGCCCTGGTTCTTGGTAGAGACCTGCTGAACAAAATGTCCCGGGAAACCGTCATTATTGATATTGCCTCTATTCCGGGAGGTACTGACTTTGAATATGCTCAGATGCTTGGCATTAAGGCCCAGCTTGCTCCTGGCCTGCCTGGTATTGTCGCTCCAAGGACCGCCGGAAAAATACTGGCAAAGCTTTATCCGCCTCTGATTCTTGAGCACCTTGTACCTGCTGCAGAAGCAGCCACTGCTGCTGCACTCCGGAAGGGGGTGCCCAAAAATGAGATTTGA
- the dapB gene encoding 4-hydroxy-tetrahydrodipicolinate reductase — protein MDKIRVFVAGACGKVGMETVRTIRLQNDMELAGVSDIQNQGKDIGLVLGQQPFDLQISGQMEIEKLKELQVDILVDFTNPQSVFSNAKIAIKAGVVPVIGATGLDGHEISELEDLSKATGTGVFIAPNFALGAILMMKFAKETAKYFHHVDIVEYHHDQKLDAPSGTALKTADMISEIREPIIQGHPNEYEKIPGSRGGDLNGIHIHSIRLPGLIAHQEVIFGGSGQTLTIRHDAYTRETYMPGVILAIRKAYKLTGLVVGLENFLD, from the coding sequence TTGGACAAAATACGCGTATTTGTTGCCGGAGCATGTGGCAAAGTGGGCATGGAAACAGTCAGGACAATACGTCTGCAGAACGATATGGAGCTTGCAGGGGTATCAGATATTCAGAATCAAGGAAAGGATATTGGATTAGTCCTTGGACAGCAGCCATTCGACCTACAGATTTCCGGCCAGATGGAAATAGAAAAATTAAAAGAACTGCAAGTAGATATTCTCGTTGATTTTACGAATCCCCAATCAGTATTTTCCAATGCCAAAATTGCAATTAAAGCGGGGGTTGTTCCTGTTATCGGAGCGACTGGGCTGGACGGTCACGAAATCAGTGAATTGGAGGATCTGTCCAAAGCGACCGGCACAGGGGTTTTTATTGCACCGAATTTTGCGCTTGGCGCAATACTGATGATGAAGTTTGCGAAAGAAACCGCAAAATACTTTCATCACGTCGATATCGTTGAATATCATCATGATCAGAAGCTGGATGCACCTTCAGGCACTGCTTTGAAAACTGCGGATATGATCTCTGAGATCCGGGAACCAATAATCCAGGGACATCCGAACGAATATGAGAAAATACCTGGTTCGCGGGGCGGAGACCTGAATGGCATTCACATCCATTCCATCCGTTTACCGGGACTGATCGCCCATCAGGAAGTTATTTTTGGAGGATCCGGACAGACGCTTACGATCCGTCATGACGCGTATACCCGGGAAACCTACATGCCCGGGGTGATACTGGCCATTCGCAAAGCATATAAGCTGACCGGACTTGTTGTCGGACTCGAGAATTTCCTGGATTAG
- a CDS encoding YlmC/YmxH family sporulation protein: MLLSELSGKEIINLHDGAKLGSIGESDIKISPEGKIEAIIIDSRVGYGRFFNKNSEKEGGYVVVPWKAIKKVGSEVIIVDIDM; encoded by the coding sequence ATGCTTTTAAGTGAACTGTCAGGAAAAGAAATTATTAATCTTCATGATGGCGCGAAGCTCGGTTCAATTGGCGAGAGTGATATTAAAATTAGCCCCGAAGGAAAAATTGAGGCAATCATCATCGATTCAAGAGTGGGATACGGAAGGTTTTTTAATAAGAACAGTGAAAAAGAAGGCGGGTATGTGGTCGTCCCCTGGAAAGCCATTAAAAAAGTAGGCAGTGAAGTGATCATCGTAGATATCGATATGTAG
- a CDS encoding L-lactate MFS transporter has translation MNRVRQGWTVTLAGTGINLALGVLYTWSVFAAALIEQAHWTKTAASVPYMVACAVFALMMVPGGYLQDRYGPRWIAAFGGIMAGSGLILSSFTHSLTMLIVTFGLIAGMGIGLGYSAATPAAVKWFPPEKKGLISGVVVAGFGLASLYIAPLTNALLRKFGIESTFRIEGILFLLIIVLLAQVLTVPSTLSGQSQSSTASPSAATASTGGLNWRQMLIRREFYLLWVMYAAGASAGLMIISQLSSIAKTQAGISWGYAMVALLAIFNASGRVIAGWLSDKIGRSWSMRIFFLIQALNMLAFSTYNTPALIALGAAIAGLGYGSLLSLFPSATYDYFGTKHAGVNYGLVFTAWGVGGVFGPLMAGTIVDATKSYSLAFNISFLLCLCAVVLTFFLKKPQKS, from the coding sequence ATGAACAGAGTGAGACAAGGTTGGACAGTTACTTTGGCCGGAACCGGCATTAATTTGGCTCTTGGCGTTCTGTATACCTGGAGCGTTTTTGCAGCTGCCCTGATTGAGCAGGCTCACTGGACTAAAACTGCGGCTTCTGTTCCGTATATGGTCGCTTGCGCAGTGTTTGCCTTGATGATGGTTCCCGGCGGATATCTTCAAGACCGGTACGGTCCCCGCTGGATTGCTGCCTTTGGCGGAATCATGGCAGGCAGTGGTTTAATCCTGAGCAGCTTTACGCACTCACTGACCATGCTGATCGTTACTTTCGGTTTAATTGCCGGGATGGGGATCGGGCTCGGATACTCGGCTGCGACACCTGCCGCAGTCAAATGGTTTCCCCCAGAGAAAAAAGGTCTGATCTCGGGTGTCGTTGTTGCCGGCTTTGGTTTGGCTTCTCTTTATATCGCACCATTAACCAATGCTTTGCTGAGAAAGTTTGGCATAGAGAGCACCTTCCGTATTGAAGGGATCCTGTTCTTACTGATTATTGTTTTGCTTGCCCAGGTACTGACTGTCCCTTCCACTCTAAGCGGCCAATCTCAGAGCAGCACGGCTTCCCCTTCAGCGGCTACTGCCTCGACAGGAGGCCTAAACTGGCGGCAAATGCTTATAAGACGGGAATTCTATCTGCTTTGGGTGATGTATGCGGCAGGAGCCAGCGCCGGGCTGATGATCATCAGCCAGCTTTCTTCAATTGCCAAAACGCAGGCCGGTATTTCCTGGGGGTACGCGATGGTCGCTTTGCTGGCCATTTTTAATGCCTCCGGCAGGGTTATTGCCGGCTGGCTCTCCGATAAAATCGGGCGTTCTTGGTCGATGCGTATTTTCTTCCTGATCCAGGCGCTCAACATGCTTGCTTTCAGCACTTACAATACTCCGGCATTAATTGCGTTAGGTGCAGCGATTGCAGGATTAGGCTACGGTTCTTTGCTTTCGCTCTTCCCATCAGCAACCTATGATTATTTCGGTACAAAACATGCTGGAGTAAATTACGGCTTAGTCTTTACAGCCTGGGGTGTCGGCGGCGTCTTTGGTCCACTGATGGCCGGAACCATTGTTGATGCGACCAAAAGCTACTCCCTGGCTTTCAACATTTCCTTCCTGTTATGCCTTTGTGCAGTAGTTCTGACCTTTTTCTTGAAGAAGCCTCAGAAGTCCTGA
- the dut gene encoding dUTP diphosphatase, producing the protein MLEERIRVKIRKISDGDADRSKVPFYATTGAAGADLFASLDQDMVVRPGERVRVPTGIAIELPGPQVAAFVFARSGLADKKGLALSNGVGVIDSDFRGEIKVLMINLGKEDVVVSNGDRIAQIVFMPVCRAIFTEVEDLGDTFRGEGGFGSTGL; encoded by the coding sequence ATGCTGGAAGAGAGGATTCGAGTCAAAATAAGGAAGATTTCAGACGGAGATGCGGATAGGTCCAAAGTACCCTTTTATGCAACGACAGGAGCCGCGGGCGCAGACCTGTTTGCTTCTCTGGATCAAGACATGGTTGTGCGGCCTGGGGAAAGGGTCCGCGTTCCTACTGGAATAGCCATAGAACTGCCAGGCCCGCAGGTGGCAGCTTTCGTGTTTGCCCGCAGCGGCCTGGCAGATAAAAAAGGTCTTGCTTTAAGCAACGGAGTCGGTGTCATTGATTCCGACTTCCGGGGCGAAATCAAAGTGCTGATGATTAATCTTGGAAAAGAAGACGTTGTCGTCAGCAATGGTGACCGCATTGCCCAGATTGTGTTTATGCCTGTCTGCAGAGCCATTTTTACAGAGGTTGAAGATCTGGGTGACACGTTCAGGGGCGAAGGTGGCTTCGGATCGACTGGTTTATAG
- a CDS encoding M16 family metallopeptidase, whose translation MHRKHVLPNGVRIITEEIDYVRSVAIGIWVGTGSRNETEGYEGISHFIEHMFFKGTGKRSARQLAESLEAVGGQINAFTTKELTCYYAKVLDEDLSLAIDVLSDMFFNSLFDPKEMDKEKKVVIEEIKMYQDSPDELIHDLFSQYVWNKDPLGKPILGIEETIHDLSCEKVSHYLETRYTPDQVVIAVAGKIKHEDIIRQLAMFGDFQRQRTDSIKGDPQGTAFRKAVGKDTEQMHLIVGVPGLGQDHEDIYVMHVINSILGGGLSSRLFQEIREQRGLAYSVYSYHSTYVDTGLFAVYAGTSPGNTDEVIKCILDELNKLKKEGLTEEELMKTKAQIKGNLYLGLESVSSRMSRLGKTELSFGEVKTPEEAVEKLEKVTTADVKRVMERLWQKEKISILTLGQKDYNTDFDRIIEEAFTET comes from the coding sequence TTGCATCGAAAACACGTATTGCCTAACGGAGTTCGAATCATCACCGAAGAGATTGATTATGTCCGTTCAGTGGCGATTGGGATCTGGGTCGGAACAGGATCTCGCAACGAAACGGAAGGGTATGAAGGTATTTCTCATTTCATTGAACATATGTTTTTCAAAGGAACCGGGAAACGAAGTGCACGTCAGCTCGCAGAATCTCTGGAAGCAGTCGGAGGCCAGATTAATGCGTTTACGACTAAGGAGCTTACTTGTTATTATGCCAAAGTGCTTGATGAGGACCTCTCACTGGCGATTGATGTCTTAAGTGATATGTTTTTTAACTCTCTCTTTGATCCTAAGGAGATGGATAAAGAAAAAAAAGTTGTCATTGAAGAAATCAAAATGTATCAGGATTCTCCGGATGAGCTGATCCATGATCTCTTTTCCCAGTATGTCTGGAATAAAGACCCGCTGGGTAAACCGATCCTCGGTATCGAAGAAACCATTCACGATTTAAGCTGCGAAAAGGTTTCCCATTACCTGGAGACACGCTATACACCAGATCAGGTCGTCATTGCGGTAGCCGGAAAGATTAAGCATGAGGATATCATCCGTCAACTGGCCATGTTCGGTGATTTCCAGAGACAAAGAACAGATTCCATCAAGGGAGACCCTCAGGGGACGGCCTTCAGAAAAGCGGTTGGCAAGGATACCGAGCAGATGCACCTGATCGTGGGAGTGCCGGGGCTCGGACAGGATCATGAGGATATCTATGTGATGCATGTAATCAACAGCATCTTAGGTGGAGGGCTTAGTTCACGTCTTTTTCAGGAAATCAGGGAACAGAGAGGCCTGGCTTATTCCGTCTATTCCTATCACTCCACCTATGTCGATACCGGTCTGTTTGCGGTCTATGCAGGCACGAGCCCCGGGAATACGGATGAAGTCATCAAATGTATCCTTGATGAATTGAATAAATTAAAAAAAGAAGGATTAACTGAAGAGGAGCTCATGAAAACGAAAGCCCAGATCAAGGGCAACCTTTATCTGGGACTGGAATCTGTCAGCAGCAGAATGAGCAGACTCGGCAAAACAGAGCTGTCTTTCGGCGAAGTAAAAACACCGGAAGAGGCAGTTGAAAAACTGGAAAAGGTCACCACGGCGGATGTCAAGAGAGTGATGGAGCGTCTCTGGCAGAAAGAAAAAATCAGCATCCTCACGTTGGGACAAAAGGATTATAATACAGATTTCGACAGGATTATTGAGGAAGCTTTTACGGAAACATGA
- a CDS encoding D-alanyl-D-alanine carboxypeptidase family protein, whose translation MVQLKKKFLGIILSLLTMILTAGSPLYAQNTRLSGEMIVETSNLSSGKWTLPYVTAHSAVLLDLETGELLYDRDGNVQRPPASTTKIMTAILALELTEPEEITTVSEKAGGVGESSIYLDKGDKIKIGELLEGALLSSGNDACVALAENTAGSQDEFIRLMNQKAASLGAYNTNFVNPNGLPDPNHYSTAFDLALITRYAMNNPQFAEIVSQKYSVISFEEPRKSQNAKNTNKLLWNYSLADGVKTGTTNAAGKCLVASASKDGRRLICVVLNAPDRFGDAQRLLQWGFDYTGIIEIGKKGDVAGNFPISDTEIPLVLGEDIRLCLEKDTIKGLKMQINLRTEIDYPIKEGDILGHYQIYAEDKLLKEVPLLAQHDGENPGNLPGRVRIFVDDLLDFFAKKG comes from the coding sequence GTGGTACAATTGAAAAAAAAATTCTTGGGCATAATTCTGAGTCTGCTGACCATGATACTGACAGCAGGCAGTCCTCTATATGCCCAAAATACCAGGTTATCCGGAGAAATGATCGTAGAGACGTCCAATTTATCCAGCGGAAAGTGGACGCTTCCATATGTAACAGCGCATTCGGCAGTGCTGCTCGACTTGGAGACAGGAGAGCTGCTATATGACAGAGACGGAAATGTCCAGCGGCCGCCCGCCAGCACCACCAAGATCATGACCGCAATCCTGGCTCTGGAACTGACAGAGCCTGAGGAGATAACTACGGTCAGTGAGAAAGCCGGCGGTGTAGGGGAATCTTCTATCTATCTGGACAAGGGAGACAAGATTAAGATTGGAGAATTGCTGGAAGGGGCGCTCTTAAGCTCCGGCAATGATGCGTGTGTCGCGCTCGCTGAAAATACCGCGGGAAGCCAGGATGAGTTCATCCGGCTGATGAATCAGAAAGCAGCTTCGCTGGGCGCTTATAACACAAACTTTGTCAATCCAAACGGTCTTCCCGATCCAAATCATTATTCCACGGCGTTTGACCTGGCTCTCATCACCAGATATGCGATGAATAACCCTCAATTTGCTGAAATCGTAAGCCAAAAATATTCAGTTATCAGCTTTGAGGAACCGCGTAAGTCTCAAAATGCCAAAAACACCAATAAACTTCTGTGGAATTACTCTTTGGCGGACGGTGTAAAAACGGGAACGACCAACGCAGCTGGGAAATGCCTAGTCGCTTCAGCCAGTAAAGACGGACGGAGACTGATCTGCGTTGTGCTGAATGCCCCGGATCGTTTCGGAGATGCCCAAAGACTTCTGCAATGGGGCTTTGATTATACCGGAATCATTGAAATAGGGAAAAAAGGGGACGTTGCAGGCAACTTTCCGATTTCAGATACGGAAATTCCTCTGGTTCTAGGCGAAGATATCCGGCTCTGTCTTGAAAAAGACACGATCAAAGGCCTTAAAATGCAGATAAACCTAAGGACGGAAATTGACTATCCAATTAAAGAAGGAGACATTCTGGGTCATTATCAAATTTATGCAGAGGACAAGCTTCTTAAAGAAGTACCGCTCCTGGCACAGCATGATGGGGAAAACCCAGGTAATCTTCCCGGAAGAGTCCGAATCTTTGTGGACGATTTACTGGATTTCTTTGCTAAGAAAGGATAA
- a CDS encoding polysaccharide deacetylase family protein, giving the protein MSFFPLTKIKFKAITLLVVFIGLTLMQSRVVGVSNPNLPVPVDQVQTDKKMIALTINVDWGEAYIPEILDILDRYQAKANFFVTGKWAAKHPELIQQIAVKGHLLGNHGYSHSHPDNLTVAQNKEELSKTENIIKEATGCRTIYYAPPYGEKGKNGLQAADELGYTTILWTLDTIDWKPESTPELITQRILEPKIRYGVKPEKKGAIVLMHPKENTVKALPNILAGLKSEGFSFVTIEKLITNGLTGNTTP; this is encoded by the coding sequence ATGTCATTTTTTCCTCTGACTAAGATCAAGTTTAAAGCAATTACCCTGCTGGTTGTGTTTATCGGTCTTACCTTGATGCAAAGCCGGGTCGTTGGAGTCAGCAACCCGAATTTACCTGTTCCGGTCGATCAGGTTCAGACGGATAAAAAAATGATTGCGCTTACCATTAATGTCGACTGGGGGGAAGCGTATATCCCGGAAATACTGGATATCCTCGACCGTTATCAGGCCAAAGCAAATTTTTTTGTGACGGGCAAATGGGCCGCCAAACATCCCGAACTCATTCAGCAGATTGCAGTAAAAGGCCATCTCCTTGGGAATCACGGTTATTCCCATTCACATCCGGACAACCTGACTGTGGCCCAAAATAAAGAGGAGTTAAGCAAGACGGAAAATATAATTAAAGAAGCGACCGGGTGCAGAACAATATACTATGCCCCTCCATATGGGGAAAAAGGAAAAAACGGACTTCAGGCAGCAGATGAGCTGGGCTATACGACCATCCTCTGGACGCTGGATACCATTGACTGGAAGCCGGAGAGCACTCCGGAACTGATTACCCAGAGAATTTTGGAACCTAAAATACGATATGGCGTAAAACCGGAGAAAAAGGGTGCGATTGTGCTGATGCATCCCAAGGAAAATACCGTCAAGGCGTTACCCAATATCTTAGCCGGTTTAAAAAGTGAAGGATTCAGTTTTGTAACAATAGAAAAATTAATAACAAACGGATTAACAGGAAATACTACTCCTTGA
- a CDS encoding polyribonucleotide nucleotidyltransferase — MTQEVLERSLQVGGRNLSFETGIIGRQAGGAIYARYGDTVISAFATTSSKPREGIDFFPLTVDLEERFYAVGKIPGGFIKREGRPSEKSILSSRLIDRPVRPLFPDGYRNDVQISAMVMSVDQDCAPDVTAINAVSAALTISDIPFLGPIAAVVVGLVDGEFVVNPTVAQAEISKMQLTVAGTKDAIMMVEAGAKEVPEDQMLEAIMFAHEEIKKIAEFIERYREAALEVGLAKAKREVTPVEIPAEISDKVLAWGYDKLDQAIRIEEKLARQEAVDKVKADALEVFAEEFPEGLKLVTKILDDMTHKIVRKLITHEHIRPDGRALDEIRPITIEVGRLPRTHGTGLFTRGQTQVLTVATLGAAGDEQIIDGLGLEDSKRYMHHYNFPAFSVGEVRPNRGPGRREIGHGALAERALLPMIPPESEFPYTLRLVSEVLESNGSSSMASVCGSTLALMDAGVPIKAPVAGIAMGLIKEEDHFAILTDIQGLEDHDGDMDFKVAGTAEGITALQMDIKIKGVNREILAQALAQAKAGRMFILDKMLQVLPQPRPNLSPFAPRIITFTIHPDKIRDVIGPGGKIIKKIVEETKVKIDIEDDGQVFIAAVDGEAGDKAAEIIRSLTQDIEVGKIYKGKVVRIMDFGAFVEVIPGVLGLPGKDGLVHISQLDVNRVNKVEDVVKLGDEIIVKATGIDKQGRLNLSRKDALGQSQGPKE; from the coding sequence GTGACTCAAGAAGTCTTGGAACGCTCGCTACAGGTTGGAGGCAGAAACCTGTCGTTTGAAACCGGTATCATAGGTCGTCAAGCCGGTGGGGCAATTTATGCCAGATATGGAGACACAGTCATATCTGCATTTGCAACGACCAGTTCTAAACCACGGGAAGGGATCGACTTTTTTCCTTTGACTGTTGATTTGGAAGAACGTTTTTATGCCGTAGGAAAGATTCCCGGTGGATTCATTAAAAGAGAAGGCAGACCTAGTGAGAAGTCCATATTATCGTCAAGACTGATAGACAGACCGGTCCGTCCGCTTTTCCCGGACGGTTACCGCAACGATGTACAGATCAGTGCGATGGTCATGTCCGTCGATCAGGACTGTGCACCGGACGTAACGGCTATCAACGCAGTTTCGGCTGCGCTCACGATTTCCGATATTCCTTTTCTGGGTCCTATTGCCGCCGTGGTTGTCGGGCTTGTCGACGGAGAGTTTGTCGTTAACCCGACGGTAGCCCAGGCGGAAATCAGCAAAATGCAGCTGACAGTTGCTGGAACCAAAGATGCGATTATGATGGTCGAGGCTGGTGCCAAGGAAGTTCCCGAGGATCAGATGCTCGAAGCGATCATGTTTGCGCACGAAGAAATTAAAAAGATAGCAGAGTTTATTGAGAGATACAGGGAAGCAGCCCTGGAAGTGGGACTTGCCAAAGCTAAAAGAGAAGTCACTCCGGTCGAGATCCCTGCGGAAATATCCGACAAGGTCCTGGCCTGGGGTTATGATAAGCTCGATCAGGCTATCCGTATTGAAGAAAAACTGGCCCGCCAGGAAGCTGTTGACAAGGTCAAAGCAGACGCGCTCGAAGTTTTCGCCGAGGAATTTCCTGAGGGCTTGAAATTAGTTACGAAAATATTGGATGACATGACCCATAAAATTGTCCGTAAGCTGATTACCCACGAACATATCAGACCTGATGGCCGTGCTTTGGATGAGATCAGACCGATTACGATTGAAGTCGGACGTCTTCCGAGAACACACGGCACCGGTCTGTTTACGCGCGGACAGACACAGGTACTCACGGTTGCGACATTAGGAGCTGCCGGTGATGAGCAGATCATCGACGGTTTGGGATTGGAAGATTCCAAACGTTATATGCATCATTATAATTTCCCGGCCTTCAGTGTCGGCGAAGTCCGTCCGAACAGGGGACCGGGCAGACGTGAGATTGGTCACGGCGCTTTGGCTGAACGTGCCCTGCTGCCGATGATTCCTCCGGAAAGTGAATTCCCGTATACGCTGCGTCTGGTTTCCGAAGTATTGGAATCCAACGGATCGAGCTCCATGGCTTCCGTCTGCGGCAGCACACTCGCTCTAATGGATGCTGGGGTTCCGATTAAGGCTCCGGTAGCTGGGATTGCGATGGGATTGATCAAAGAAGAAGACCATTTTGCGATTCTTACCGATATTCAGGGTTTGGAAGACCACGACGGTGATATGGACTTTAAAGTAGCCGGTACTGCCGAGGGCATTACAGCACTGCAGATGGATATCAAGATCAAAGGCGTCAACCGTGAAATCCTCGCTCAGGCTCTGGCTCAGGCCAAGGCCGGCAGGATGTTCATCCTGGATAAAATGCTGCAGGTCCTGCCGCAGCCCAGACCAAATCTCTCGCCATTTGCACCGCGAATTATTACCTTTACCATTCATCCTGACAAAATCAGAGATGTCATCGGACCAGGCGGCAAGATCATTAAGAAGATCGTGGAAGAAACCAAGGTCAAAATCGATATCGAAGATGACGGACAGGTATTTATTGCTGCGGTTGACGGTGAAGCCGGAGACAAAGCAGCTGAGATCATTCGCTCTTTGACGCAGGACATTGAAGTCGGGAAGATCTACAAAGGCAAAGTCGTCCGGATCATGGATTTTGGCGCCTTTGTCGAAGTCATTCCAGGCGTGCTTGGACTTCCGGGAAAAGATGGTCTCGTGCATATCTCCCAGCTCGATGTGAACCGCGTGAACAAAGTAGAAGATGTCGTCAAACTTGGCGATGAGATCATCGTCAAGGCTACCGGCATTGACAAGCAGGGCAGATTGAACCTATCCCGTAAAGACGCTCTCGGACAGAGCCAGGGACCAAAAGAATAA